Within Massilia endophytica, the genomic segment CGATGGCGAGCTTCTGCTGCGCGTCCTGCGCGGCCAGCATGCTCTGGCGCGTCGCCAGGCCTTGCGCGAACAGGGTTTCCTGTGCCGCCACACGCTGCTTCGCCAGCTGCTGGCGTTCGCCAAGGATGCGCAGGCGTTCCGCCAGCGTGGCATGTTCGCGGGCCGCGCCGCCCCGTCCCAGTGTGGCGCTGCGTTCGATGAGCGCGGCCGCCGTGTCGCGCCGCTGGCGCAGCTCCAGGATTCTCGCCTCGGCCTTCGCCAGCCGGGCTTCGAATTCCGGCTTCGTCATGGTGGCCAGCAGCTGGTCCGCCGATACGATATCCCCGCTGCGGATGGACAGGCCCTGCACGCGCCCGTCCACCAGTGTGCTGAGCTGGTCGATGCCTTCCGGGTTGAGGAGAATGCAGCGGCCCTTGATGCGCGTATCGATCACGCCCAGCCCGAACCACGCCGCTCCCAGTACGCCGAGCAGCAGGGCGCCCGCGAGGAACAAACGCTTGGGGGGATGGTTAACGGAGGGCAGGACATCGGCCCGGTCGGGCGATATCAGGCGCTCCAGCGAGGGATCGCGGTTCACTTCCAGGGCCTTGGGCTTATCTTTTTTCTGTAGGCAAGACTATAGCAATTTTTGCTCTGGCAGATGAACAAATGGAAATACTTTTCTTGGCCGAAACAACAAAAAAGCCCGGCGCGGCCGGGCTTTCGGTGAGGCGCTTGCGGCTTACTGGTAATCGCTCGCGTTCAGGCCCATCACGTGCGAGAAACCGCCGTCGACATAGATGATGTCGCCGGTGATGCCGGAGGACAGGTCCGACAGCAGGAAGGCGGCGGTATTGCCCACTTCCTCGATGGTGACGTTGCGGCGCAGCGGCGCGTGGCCGGCGGCGAAGCCGAGCAGCTTGCCGAAGTCCTTGATGCCGCTGGCGGCCAGGGTCTTGATCGGACCAGCGGAAATGCCGTTGGATCGGATACCCTTCTGGCCCAGGTTCTCGGCCAGGTAGCGCACGGAGGCTTCCAGCGAAGCTTTCGCCAGGCCCATGGTGTTGTAGTAGGGGATGGCGCGCACCGCACCCAGGTAGGACAGGGTAAGCAGCGAGGAGCCTTCGCGCAGCAGCGGCAGCGCGGCCTTGGCCATGGCCGGGAAGCTGTAGGCCGAAATGTCGTGGGCGATGCGGTAGTTTTCGCGGGTCAGGCCGTCCAGGAACTCGCCGGCGATGGCTTCGCGCGGCGCAAAGCCGATGGCGTGCACCAGGCCGTCCAGATGGTCCCACTCCTTGCCCAGGTCGCGGAACAGCGCTTCGATCTGCTCGTCGCTCGACACGTCGCAATCGAACACCAGCTTGCTGCCGAATTCGGCGGCGAACTCGGTGATGCGGTCCTTGAAGCGTTCGCCCACATAGGTGAAGGCCAGTTCGGCGCCTTCGCGCTGGCAGGCCTGGGCGATGCCGTAGGCGATGGAACGGTTGGACAGTAAGCCCGTGATCAGGATTTTTTTGCCTTGCAAGAAAGCCATGTTAACTCCAGTTGCCTGCTGCTGCCCCTGCCAGCGTTCCGCCAGCGACCATGCAGCTTGTTGTTGTAATAAATGTACGACTCAGCGCAAGACCGAAATGGTAGCTTGATGCCGCCGCAACTGCAAGCTCGGCAGGTTGCGGCGGATTCGGTCTATCAGTTGCTGCTGCGGCGGGATTTGGATTTGCCGGCGTCGGCGCGCGACACGCGGGCCTTGACCAGGGAGATCGGCGCCTTGGCCTTGCTGCTGCCGGCCTTGGCCTGTTTGTAGTTGCTGCGCTTCTCGCTGCGTTCCTCGACGGCGATGGTGGCGTTGTCGGCGATGTCGGCAGGAATATCGGCGGCGCTGGCCGAGATCTTGGGCACCAGGATGGTGGAACCGGCCTTCAGGATGCTGCGCTGGGGCAGGTTGTTGGCCTGGCGGATCACCTCCGGCGTGGTGCGGAACCGGGAAGCGAGGGAAGCGATGCTTTCCTTGGTGCTGCTGATCTTGTGCGTGGTCCAGCTGGACAGGGCGCGGCCCCACTGGGCCAGGTTCAGGTTGAACTTCTCCGCGTTCTCCTTCGGCAGCAGGATCTGGGTCTGCTCGCCGCCCGTGATGACGGGGCGCTTGAACTGCGGGTTCAGGGCCTTGAACTCGTCGATGGACAGCTCGGCCAGCTGGGCGGCCACGGCCAGGTCGATATCGCTGGTCTTGTCCACGGCGGTGAAGTAGGGCTGGTTCTGGATCTGCGGCAGGGACAGGCCGAACTGGCCCGGATTCGCCACGATATTCTTCACGGCCTGCAGCTTGGGCACGTAGTTGCGGGTCTCGGCGGGCATCAGCTCGGCGAGGCTCTCGAAATTGGTCGGCTTGCCAGCGGCCTGGTTGCGCTTGATGGCTTTCTGCACCGAGCCTTCGCCCCAGTTATAGGCGGCCAGGGCCAGCTGCCAGTCGCCGAACATGTCGTACAGGCGCTGCAGATAGGTCAGGGCGGCATCGGTCGAAGCCAGGATGGAACGGCGGTCGTCCTTGAAGGCGTTCTGCTTCAGGTTGAAATCGCGGCCGGTGCCGGGCATGAACTGCCACATGCCGCCCGCGTTGGCGCTGGACACGGCGGTGGGATTGAAGGCGGACTCGATGAAGGGCAGCAGGGCCAGCTCGGTCGGCATATTGCGCTTTTCCAGCTCGCTCACGATGTGATACAGGTACTGGGAGGCGCGCGCCGTGGTGCGGGCGATATAGTCGGGACGGTCGGCGTACCAGCTGATGTGCTTCTGCACCAGCGAATTGTTCAGGTCGGGGATGGCGTAGCCGGTGCGGATACGGTTCCAGACGTCGGTCTCACGGAAGGCTTCTTCGCCTGCTTTGGGGCTGGTGGTGACGGGGGCGGAAGCTGGAAGAGCGGATGTTTCCACTGCCTGGCTGATCGCCGGGGCCGCGCTGGCGATGAGGGCTGCCAGCAGGGTCAGGGTCTTGATCTGAGCTTGCATAGTACTCCATGGTGTCGTCGTGAAACGTCGGACGGACTATTAAAGGGGAAGTGTACGTAGGATCAGGCTGACACGTCAAGAAAAATGACGGCCGGGTTACAAAAAACTTTGACAATAATGCCGGAAGATCATCGTTTGATGCCTGCAAAATCGCCGATATTGGCGACAGATGGCATAGTGCTGAGAGTGTGCGTACAATGCCGGATTCAGTGATTTGGAAGGAAGCAGCATGAGCAATGACGATCTCGACCATGACGCCGTGAAGGCGGCGACCATCCAGTGGCTGGAGAAGGCGGTCATCGGGCTCAACCTGTGCCCCTTCGCCAAGGCCGTCCACATCAAGCAGCAGATCCGCTATGTGGTGTCGGACGCCACCACCCCCGAAGCCCTGCTGGAACAGCTCATGGACGAGCTCCAGCATCTGGCGGACAGCGACCCGGAAAAGATCGACACCACCCTGCTGATCCACCCCTGGGTGCTGAACGATTTCGAGGACTACAACGAGTTCCTGGACGTGGCCGACGCGGCCCTGGAAGACATGCAGCTGGACGGCGAGCTCCAGGTGGCCAGCTTCCATCCGCAGTACCAGTTCGCCGGCACGGCGCCGGACGACATTACGAACTACACCAACCGTTCGCCGTTCCCCATCCTGCACCTGCTGCGCGAAGCGAGCGTGGACCGGGCGGTGGAGGCCTTCCCCGAGGCCGAGCAGATCTTCGAAAAGAACA encodes:
- the fabI gene encoding enoyl-ACP reductase FabI; translation: MAFLQGKKILITGLLSNRSIAYGIAQACQREGAELAFTYVGERFKDRITEFAAEFGSKLVFDCDVSSDEQIEALFRDLGKEWDHLDGLVHAIGFAPREAIAGEFLDGLTRENYRIAHDISAYSFPAMAKAALPLLREGSSLLTLSYLGAVRAIPYYNTMGLAKASLEASVRYLAENLGQKGIRSNGISAGPIKTLAASGIKDFGKLLGFAAGHAPLRRNVTIEEVGNTAAFLLSDLSSGITGDIIYVDGGFSHVMGLNASDYQ
- a CDS encoding transglycosylase SLT domain-containing protein, translating into MQAQIKTLTLLAALIASAAPAISQAVETSALPASAPVTTSPKAGEEAFRETDVWNRIRTGYAIPDLNNSLVQKHISWYADRPDYIARTTARASQYLYHIVSELEKRNMPTELALLPFIESAFNPTAVSSANAGGMWQFMPGTGRDFNLKQNAFKDDRRSILASTDAALTYLQRLYDMFGDWQLALAAYNWGEGSVQKAIKRNQAAGKPTNFESLAELMPAETRNYVPKLQAVKNIVANPGQFGLSLPQIQNQPYFTAVDKTSDIDLAVAAQLAELSIDEFKALNPQFKRPVITGGEQTQILLPKENAEKFNLNLAQWGRALSSWTTHKISSTKESIASLASRFRTTPEVIRQANNLPQRSILKAGSTILVPKISASAADIPADIADNATIAVEERSEKRSNYKQAKAGSSKAKAPISLVKARVSRADAGKSKSRRSSN
- a CDS encoding DUF1415 domain-containing protein, with product MSNDDLDHDAVKAATIQWLEKAVIGLNLCPFAKAVHIKQQIRYVVSDATTPEALLEQLMDELQHLADSDPEKIDTTLLIHPWVLNDFEDYNEFLDVADAALEDMQLDGELQVASFHPQYQFAGTAPDDITNYTNRSPFPILHLLREASVDRAVEAFPEAEQIFEKNIETMEKLGHEGWDKLGLQGK